The genomic DNA GTAAccatatttgtttttctcaaaatgtccaaatatgATTTTTAGTATAAACGCctgtcatgaaaaaaaatacacactctGTTACTGTTGGCCTAACGTctaataaacatacatttgtggCTTCCTGGCTGGCCAAAAAATTAATTGTTGGAACCTTAATGAATAAATTtttatttggacattttaagaaaaatcTTAATAACACAAATGTTAACTTGGGCATCAGTACACTTACAATTACCTACTTTTTGTGTCAGTAACACCACAATTAATCAATGTATTCAGTTATTAAAGATTTGTAAGATCCACaggtaataaaataatttaatgaCTGCAGACTTACTGTCTTCTTATAAAATTATTGGACCGAACACATGGTGTTTTGGATACTACATTAATGCCACTGGCTGTGTGTcaaacattttaacacaaaacaaattgaGACGGCTGTTTTTTTGCTGGAGTATTTGaccaataaaatcaaaataaactgcAGTGTGTCTGTACTTTTtaggaccttgtcaggaccagtaatcctcTTGAAGACCAAAACCAGGTTTTACTGAGACAggacctaatttctgaggaactggacaGGTTAAGGACAAAGTTGTGAATGGGAATTAGGTTACAGTTAAACTGGTTACGGTTAAGGTTAGCGACAAGGCTTTGGGTAGCCTGTCTGAATGATTAgaagtcaatgagagtcctATAAATGATAGCTGCATaaaaaccagtgtgtgtttatggtgataaaaaaatatgacactGTGCACAGTGAATCACAGATatgttttaaacactttttgGACAAAGATGGAGCTCAGTGTTCCTGAAGAATAGAAAAGCACACTACATATGCTGACAGAATCAGTTCATCGTTTTATCTTAGTCTTTTCATAAAATTTATtgataataagaaaaataatgaatcaGCGATATTGTTTTTCTAAAGACAGAATCAGGAAATTTTAAACCAGCATACAACTATTAAGTCTCAATGTCTTTACATATTTTTGTTAGAGGACACAAAGGTTTTAGgtacttgatttattttttaacatagtTCAAGAGAGATGGGAATTTAGTCAAATCCAACGTGCCCAAAATTATGTTCACTTACCAACATAACTGTCACTACTGTGTGCATTaaaattttatttgtttagtgcTGAATCACAACATAGATTTTCTCAAGACCTTACATTATTACACAAAGAAACTAGAAACCAAATAGTTCACATAATTAGTCTATTTCTCAGTGTTGATGATCATCTGTcggaggagagcagagagtgCAGCAGAATGCCTGTAgccacagacacattcagaGACTCGACACCAGCACACAGATCTCTGCCGGCCGGGATGGTGAGCAGCGTTTGGCACAGAGAGAGCAGCTCCTGAGACAATCCTTTCCCCTCACTGCCCATCAACAACAACGTGGGCTTGGTCATGTGAAAGTCAGAACACTGGGTGACAGGAATCACAGATCCGTCTGCATCAGCTGCTACTGTGCCGACCACCTGCCAGCCCCGTTTCACCTTCAACTTCACCATATCTTTGAGGTTTTCACATCCATACACCCCAAGAACTTCCAGGACTCCTGAGCTGGCCTTGCTGACCACTGGAGACAGTGGACAGCTGTTGTGAAGACTGCTTATGACTCTGTCCACACCAAGAAAATAAGCAGAGCGCAGGATGGCACCAAGATTCATAGGATCCTGAATTCCCTCCAGGACGAGACACAGGGGGTTACGTTTCCCGTTTGATTTTACGTCTGTGTGTTCGGTGAGAAAGTCCAGAGGACTGGCATGCAAACAGACTCCTTGATGTACTCGTCCAGAAGACATCCTGTCCAGCTCGTTCTTGCTGACCCTCTGGACTTGTACTCCTCGCTGAAAAGCCTCCTCACACACCTTTACCACAGAGTCCCTTTGAGAGGTCTCGCCATCTTTTACAAACAGCTTCCTGGCCTTCCTCCTGCCCCGAGTTAGAGCCAAGAGACAGGGGGCAATGCCGAAAACAACCTCATAGCTCTCGGCTCTGGAGTCCAGCAATGACCTCTGCTTCGCcggcctctccctctctgcagaAGAATCCTCCAGACACAGTTTCCTGAGCTCGGATGATACTCTTTGATCACCTCCCTTCCAGATACTGGCACCTTGCATCACTGGCATCTCATTCTTCCACACTTTACCCTTGACTGACCTCTCATGGTCTCTCCGTCCATCAGGTCCTggcttgtgtctgtgttgtctaCTCACCACGCGGCTGGAGCTTCTGTCCACTGGGTAGAGGAGTGGAGCTGTGACATGGTACGAGGCAATCGGAGAGAAGACCACTCTTGAGAGCGACACTGGCAACCTGTGCAATGTCCTGCACCAAACCAGCAGCATTTTAGAGCTCATGTGGATTCCTATATTTTTAAATAGCTGCACATGTGTACAGTCAACACGCCCCAAGACACATGTTCCAGAGAAGTGGTCCACTAATCCGTAGATAACAACTGTAAACAGCTAAGCAGCTCTCGTTATAGTGAACTTCTCTTCGTTCAAACATCAACGACAGTTGTCTTCCTCCTGAGTGGGCACATGTGAAGTCTAGCTGTGGCAACTGACCGAGAATATGACCGGTTAAGAAGCGCTCGtacctacaaaataaaagtcgaAGACTTACTGattcactacaaaaaaaaacactgatttatttgatttaattgtcaaaaaaaatcataatatcaATACGAAATTTGCTAAATTGAGTAATTAGGGCACGAGCACTGAATGGTGTGAACCGATTGGCCCATTGTGACTGTGATTATTCTTTTTCATTATCAccattttttctgtgtgtgtgcacatcagGACATGCAGAAATTTACAGTAGAGCTGAATCGATgactaatcgattactaaattaatcgacaactattttgataatcgattaatcggtttgaagcttttttcatgtttaaaacaagattgatgattgtttaagcttcttaaatgtgaatattttctcagtttctttgctctggataacaaagaaattattaaaagtcaatcattttggtttgtggacaaaacaagacatttgagaacatcatcatttccaggtttgacgaacaccaatcaacaacatttttttctgatattttatggaccaaacgattaatcgatgaatcgagaaaataattgaccgattaatcgattatgaaaataatcgttagttgcagctctaatttacAGTGAAAGTGATAAAGATTGTTTGATGTACATGAAGCTTTCAGAGTGTGGTCTACCTGTGCTTTAGCTGACATAACAAGTGTGATGGCGTCTGTTTATGGAGGACAATAAATGAcagcataataataaataaaagaaagagaatgaataaaaagaaataaatgaataaattatttctttatcttatttattattgtgtcaTATATAGTCCTCCATACTCTTTACGGCCACGCACATAAAACATTTACGGTCAAAGAAAGAAATAGTTTGGCTCTTATCTTGAAAGTAAATGTTTGCTTCCTTTCTTCGTCATCGTGAACTTGACTAAGGTCCTTGCGTGTGACGCAAATGTAAAAGCACGTACGAGGGCACGTCATTTCCCGGATGTGAAACTCTCGCAATACGGAAGAGAAACAACGAAAACAAATAATCGTTTCACATTGTTGTCGGTGAAGACGCCCAGAAAAACCTCAAAGTCCCGTGATTAAAGCCTCGTCAACGACCAACCTTGTACACGGTGAGTAACGCACTGTCGggtttgtgtatttatacagTAATGTTGGGTCTGTGCTGGCGGAGCTCATGTGGAAAGATGGGAAAAACAGGTTGCCAGAGTCGACATTCAACACCACAGGAGGATTGGGCCTCCTCTCTGTGACATAAGAGCTGCTGCTGACCAATGTAGTCAAGGAAATAAGGGAGTTAAACCAGATCGAACGTGTAAAACGGACACTGTACTTTTAAACAAACCCgttttatttgtacagcgcGTTATGTCATAGCACTTTGTTCGGTTAGACCGATACATTACAGTGTTGTATAAAGATAAACTCGGTTCACTCAGTTAGTTAATGTTTTGTTCACGGTTTCTGTGCACTTAATGAGTCCCTGACAACTCATAGTTTCCCACATGACAAAGTGACGCCTTCACACGTCTCTACGTAATCGATTAGTCGTCCGAGACTATGGCaaacgattattattattattattatttaaaaaatttaaCCGACAGACTGGATATTCACTACCGATATCTGCAACGTCATTCTAAAGAGTCAAAACTAGTTATCTGCCATTCAGTTCTTCCGAGTAAAAATGacgtcacttttgcc from Solea solea chromosome 21, fSolSol10.1, whole genome shotgun sequence includes the following:
- the mrm1 gene encoding rRNA methyltransferase 1, mitochondrial; its protein translation is MSSKMLLVWCRTLHRLPVSLSRVVFSPIASYHVTAPLLYPVDRSSSRVVSRQHRHKPGPDGRRDHERSVKGKVWKNEMPVMQGASIWKGGDQRVSSELRKLCLEDSSAERERPAKQRSLLDSRAESYEVVFGIAPCLLALTRGRRKARKLFVKDGETSQRDSVVKVCEEAFQRGVQVQRVSKNELDRMSSGRVHQGVCLHASPLDFLTEHTDVKSNGKRNPLCLVLEGIQDPMNLGAILRSAYFLGVDRVISSLHNSCPLSPVVSKASSGVLEVLGVYGCENLKDMVKLKVKRGWQVVGTVAADADGSVIPVTQCSDFHMTKPTLLLMGSEGKGLSQELLSLCQTLLTIPAGRDLCAGVESLNVSVATGILLHSLLSSDR